From Peptoanaerobacter stomatis, one genomic window encodes:
- the ltrA gene encoding group II intron reverse transcriptase/maturase, producing MAEYTESSGCLQRDSAEHEGYAKARRSFNLIWKERDSAQPKLLEAILYKDNFNRAYKRVKANKGAPGVDGMTIEEALPYLREHQQELTSRIYRGKYTPSPVRRVEIPKPDGGVRKLGIPTVIDRILQQAITQQLVTIYEPLFADGSYGYRPNRDAKGAILKVKEYAEQGYMYAVVLDLSKYFDTINHEILINLLSKNVKDERVVQLIKRYLKSGVMENGVVTETEEGSPQGGNLSPLLANIYLNEFDWEFLKRGVPCIRYVDDIVLLAKSKRASERLLESSTRYLEEKLKLTVNREKSRTVSVFAIRNFKFLGFALGRNGSGIYVRVHSKSWDKFKSRLKELSSRKRCQSIKPSLERIKVYARGWLSYYGIASMKNNMDDVNGWLYHRIRMCIWKQWKRVRTRYRNLRAMGVPKDLAWKTANSRRGYWFTTHTVAINMAMTKKRLINSGFYDLATSYQSVHVNY from the coding sequence ATGGCAGAATACACTGAAAGCAGTGGCTGTTTGCAGAGAGATAGTGCGGAACATGAAGGGTATGCAAAAGCGCGCAGATCATTCAATCTGATATGGAAAGAAAGAGACAGTGCACAGCCGAAGCTCTTGGAAGCGATACTGTATAAGGATAACTTTAACAGAGCGTATAAGAGGGTTAAGGCAAACAAGGGAGCACCTGGAGTTGATGGGATGACCATCGAAGAGGCACTTCCTTACCTTCGGGAACATCAACAAGAGTTAACATCCCGTATCTATCGTGGAAAGTATACTCCGTCTCCGGTAAGACGAGTTGAGATTCCTAAACCGGATGGTGGTGTGCGAAAGCTTGGCATACCAACAGTGATAGACCGTATACTTCAACAGGCGATAACACAGCAGCTAGTGACAATCTATGAGCCACTTTTTGCAGACGGCAGTTATGGATACCGTCCAAACAGAGACGCAAAAGGAGCAATACTTAAGGTTAAGGAGTACGCTGAACAGGGCTACATGTATGCGGTAGTTCTAGACTTATCGAAATATTTCGATACAATAAACCACGAGATTCTTATCAACCTTCTGAGTAAGAACGTAAAAGATGAACGTGTGGTGCAACTTATCAAGAGGTATCTGAAAAGTGGCGTAATGGAAAATGGAGTAGTTACCGAAACAGAGGAAGGGTCGCCACAAGGAGGGAATCTATCCCCTTTGCTTGCAAATATCTACCTCAATGAGTTCGACTGGGAGTTCTTGAAAAGAGGTGTCCCATGCATAAGATATGTAGATGATATAGTGCTTCTTGCGAAAAGCAAAAGGGCATCGGAGAGACTCTTAGAGAGCAGTACGAGATACCTAGAGGAGAAGCTGAAACTTACAGTGAATCGAGAGAAAAGCCGTACTGTCAGCGTATTTGCAATCCGAAATTTTAAATTCCTTGGCTTTGCATTGGGAAGGAACGGAAGTGGTATATATGTACGAGTTCATTCAAAGTCATGGGACAAGTTTAAGTCGAGACTGAAAGAGCTTTCTTCCCGTAAGCGCTGTCAGTCAATAAAGCCAAGCCTTGAAAGAATCAAGGTATATGCAAGAGGTTGGCTTAGCTACTATGGAATTGCAAGTATGAAGAATAACATGGATGATGTCAACGGATGGCTCTATCACAGAATACGTATGTGTATATGGAAACAATGGAAACGTGTGAGAACAAGATACCGAAACCTGAGGGCTATGGGAGTTCCCAAAGACTTGGCTTGGAAAACGGCAAACAGCAGACGTGGCTATTGGTTTACAACACACACAGTTGCCATAAACATGGCAATGACGAAAAAAAGGCTGATAAACAGTGGTTTTTACGATTTAGCCACTTCATATCAGTCTGTGCACGTCAACTATTGA
- a CDS encoding DUF2357 domain-containing protein yields the protein MRQIDNYEQFCKAFGSDDNELKKEAKLLLFIQNWIIRILDYMEEDTLDYSLKKMVEQNADKMSNIHTLKDALSSIVDDSDLAFRHLNENMREKIIRENVQMPVYKVREINSYGLNWLSRQSGRTIRQKVSSAGNSIMAVQRRMSFDTAENRLFVAFAKEIFEQLNTKLESLGEIDQRQIAEEEDMRDELAVFLRRDDIAEVRRWENLPPNNTLLSDQNYKKIWHAWNEMKKLDERIQNDSDYMGERLATIFFVELLVYFREILQIPQEPVEVDYDEYRVYLCEKQLFCLDGDGNTVQISKDNNHIYLKSAKKDIDVEFIGNKLIVRVSKEEDKEYEVTQDKIYTYVKLIATKLGVGSPKTNSVVQRKEAQKFQNIVVDLFSLHPSYIGDDASYEKLTERLLQQRYTGRDIDGDERDYYIPCDNSNAIKMISGVTDTYTIPFAVDNGSMDQMKRLVHMMENYIVTDSFTYVFPDAYNELQLSMVHKAARMVYRRVRNVPLSIGTAFKYQTTDSFRNNFEPGDFLLVVNLIDDEVTFTLVAGEHDEKLESELSDYKGIVWERHPTSTTLFKDEIDNNIIDLLTKAGCAKSEKLYKLLGLDGLRDGVDNLSVFFGSEWFQVTSEIKQIVDRFKLNITDAVAEFLMRNRSIVRGANVHIVSLVDNLMYKGSLPYYSIGKQAALEGCKELERLEQLTDIPLWHDHLPALAIKLMYGKFDLIKNARVEPRFEEKQSIPIMGTFTLPKKCKEYHFNLVQDENARKMQYEAVIKNPAFPLNHDVECGLMMTYQYGAEEPYELVFVPKDSKTAGFSEAKVKWFRLEKYDAEDLEAPDFPTKIPWAELHRYPGRKGDLINVFDVIEDEFKLLNEGYYTFDISDTFMKQDKDGRWYGEFVFEKDGEDVKVQWSQRDWDRDSIPPQTISEISCWIEPKFYEDKKKSGKRYRISNLWEARTRDNLWFTNRNGGYQCIVNFDYDGDMKTIAIIDQKFDMPDRFHTGINDITFEVRKLPNGNLQAINIHDEDGPEPLKKFKARNICEGGKTPVPPRFFTNAYYGKWTRTLFANNRSLAERECPPDFQKSFARSVNNWVNLFYQYREPNDKKELFTLLSLAAKDIGKDYYEMAYELLEMYRHGEIDVPYEIGCAFCDLTNDMQKELMEFTLSEVAEGYEAIGILAKAVWHNEQFVYNADLDMLLNNYLPKAVDYIGSALYRSRGERVLKDDLENVKYCLEYILGIMRLRNLNDSMITNKYLSLNNPKMQELYKYLEVMADNNTKIFSFLKLEITSKGIYEKICDLLYVLFVYVTGNNTEGEIRISLNIDD from the coding sequence TTAAAAAAGAGGCAAAACTGTTACTGTTTATTCAAAATTGGATAATTAGAATATTAGATTATATGGAGGAAGATACTCTCGATTATAGTCTGAAAAAAATGGTAGAACAGAATGCGGACAAAATGTCTAATATACATACCTTGAAGGATGCACTTTCTAGTATTGTGGATGATTCGGACTTGGCCTTTAGGCACCTGAATGAAAATATGCGCGAAAAGATTATTCGTGAAAATGTTCAGATGCCTGTGTACAAAGTTAGAGAGATTAATAGCTACGGTCTGAATTGGTTGAGTAGACAATCCGGAAGAACAATCAGACAGAAAGTTTCTTCGGCTGGTAATTCTATCATGGCTGTTCAAAGAAGAATGAGCTTTGATACGGCAGAAAACAGACTATTTGTTGCTTTTGCAAAGGAGATATTTGAACAGCTAAATACTAAGTTGGAGAGTTTAGGAGAAATTGATCAACGACAGATAGCTGAAGAAGAAGACATGCGTGACGAATTGGCAGTCTTCTTAAGACGAGATGATATTGCAGAAGTAAGAAGATGGGAAAATTTACCGCCTAATAATACCCTTCTTTCAGATCAGAATTATAAAAAAATATGGCATGCGTGGAATGAAATGAAAAAATTAGATGAACGCATACAAAATGATTCTGATTATATGGGAGAGCGTTTAGCAACTATATTTTTTGTTGAATTGTTAGTTTATTTCAGAGAAATACTTCAAATACCGCAGGAGCCTGTAGAGGTCGATTATGATGAGTATAGAGTGTATTTGTGTGAAAAACAATTATTTTGCTTGGATGGAGACGGAAATACAGTTCAAATTAGTAAGGACAATAATCATATATACCTTAAGTCTGCAAAGAAAGATATTGATGTAGAATTTATAGGTAATAAACTTATTGTTAGGGTGAGCAAAGAAGAAGACAAAGAATATGAGGTAACACAGGATAAAATATATACTTATGTGAAGTTAATAGCAACAAAATTGGGAGTAGGGTCACCAAAAACAAATTCTGTGGTGCAGAGAAAAGAGGCACAAAAGTTTCAGAATATTGTCGTTGACTTATTTTCGTTACACCCAAGCTACATAGGTGATGATGCATCATACGAAAAATTAACAGAAAGATTATTACAACAGAGATATACTGGAAGAGACATTGATGGTGATGAGAGGGATTATTATATTCCGTGTGATAATTCAAATGCTATCAAAATGATATCTGGGGTGACAGATACTTATACAATTCCGTTTGCTGTGGATAATGGTTCCATGGATCAGATGAAACGTTTGGTTCATATGATGGAAAACTATATAGTAACGGATTCATTCACTTATGTTTTTCCGGACGCTTACAATGAACTTCAGTTAAGTATGGTTCATAAAGCAGCTAGAATGGTATATAGAAGGGTTAGAAATGTACCATTAAGTATAGGAACTGCCTTTAAATATCAAACAACCGATAGCTTTAGGAATAATTTTGAACCAGGAGATTTCCTTTTGGTTGTAAATCTCATAGATGATGAGGTGACATTTACTTTAGTAGCTGGTGAGCATGATGAAAAACTCGAAAGTGAATTAAGTGATTACAAAGGAATTGTATGGGAAAGACATCCTACTTCGACTACTCTTTTTAAAGATGAAATAGATAATAACATTATTGACCTTCTAACCAAAGCAGGTTGTGCTAAGTCAGAGAAATTATATAAATTGCTTGGCTTAGATGGTTTGCGTGATGGAGTAGATAATTTGAGCGTATTCTTCGGTAGTGAATGGTTTCAGGTAACATCTGAAATTAAGCAGATAGTAGACCGATTCAAATTAAATATTACTGATGCGGTAGCTGAGTTTCTTATGCGCAATAGATCTATTGTTCGTGGAGCAAATGTTCATATTGTTTCACTTGTCGACAATCTAATGTATAAAGGAAGTTTGCCATATTACAGTATTGGCAAACAAGCTGCATTGGAGGGGTGTAAGGAATTAGAAAGACTAGAACAATTAACAGATATCCCATTGTGGCATGACCACCTGCCTGCTTTAGCGATTAAGCTGATGTATGGAAAATTTGACTTGATTAAAAATGCTAGAGTTGAGCCAAGATTTGAGGAAAAACAAAGCATTCCAATTATGGGAACATTTACTTTGCCTAAAAAGTGCAAGGAATACCATTTTAATCTAGTCCAAGATGAAAATGCCAGAAAGATGCAATATGAGGCTGTTATTAAGAATCCAGCATTTCCACTTAATCATGATGTAGAATGCGGTTTGATGATGACATATCAGTATGGGGCAGAAGAGCCATACGAATTAGTTTTTGTTCCAAAAGATTCTAAAACAGCAGGTTTTTCGGAAGCAAAAGTAAAATGGTTCAGATTGGAGAAATATGATGCCGAAGACTTAGAAGCACCTGATTTCCCTACAAAGATACCGTGGGCAGAACTGCATCGTTATCCAGGCAGAAAAGGTGATTTGATTAATGTATTTGATGTAATAGAAGATGAGTTTAAACTTTTGAATGAGGGCTATTATACTTTTGATATTTCCGATACATTTATGAAACAGGATAAAGATGGAAGATGGTATGGTGAATTTGTTTTTGAAAAAGATGGCGAAGATGTAAAGGTACAGTGGTCACAAAGAGATTGGGATAGAGATTCAATACCACCACAAACTATCTCAGAAATATCATGTTGGATTGAACCGAAGTTTTATGAGGATAAAAAGAAGAGTGGAAAGCGATATAGAATATCAAATCTCTGGGAAGCGAGAACAAGAGATAATTTATGGTTTACAAATAGAAATGGCGGATATCAGTGTATCGTAAATTTTGATTATGATGGAGATATGAAAACAATAGCTATCATTGATCAGAAGTTTGATATGCCCGATAGATTTCATACTGGAATAAATGACATTACATTTGAAGTAAGAAAGTTACCAAATGGAAATTTGCAGGCTATAAATATACATGATGAAGATGGACCAGAACCATTGAAAAAATTTAAAGCAAGAAATATTTGTGAAGGCGGAAAAACGCCTGTTCCACCTAGATTTTTTACAAATGCTTATTATGGAAAATGGACGAGAACATTATTTGCCAATAATAGATCGTTGGCAGAAAGAGAATGCCCACCGGATTTCCAGAAAAGTTTTGCTAGGTCTGTTAATAATTGGGTCAATCTGTTTTATCAATACAGAGAACCAAATGATAAAAAAGAACTGTTTACTCTTCTTTCATTAGCAGCTAAGGATATAGGAAAAGACTATTACGAAATGGCCTATGAGTTGTTGGAAATGTATAGACATGGAGAGATAGATGTTCCATATGAAATTGGTTGTGCCTTTTGTGATTTGACAAATGATATGCAGAAGGAACTAATGGAGTTTACGTTAAGCGAAGTGGCTGAAGGTTATGAGGCAATAGGTATTTTAGCAAAGGCAGTATGGCACAATGAGCAATTCGTTTATAATGCAGATTTGGATATGTTGCTGAACAACTATCTACCAAAGGCAGTAGATTATATTGGTAGTGCATTATATCGTTCAAGAGGTGAACGTGTGCTAAAGGACGATTTAGAAAATGTAAAGTATTGTTTAGAGTATATTCTTGGAATTATGAGACTTCGTAATTTGAATGACTCGATGATAACAAATAAATACTTGTCATTAAACAATCCCAAAATGCAAGAACTTTACAAGTATCTTGAAGTGATGGCTGACAACAATACAAAGATATTCTCGTTCCTAAAATTAGAGATTACTTCTAAAGGTATTTACGAAAAAATTTGTGATTTGTTATATGTATTGTTCGTATATGTAACGGGCAATAATACTGAAGGGGAAATTAGAATATCTCTTAATATTGATGATTAA